The Dokdonella koreensis DS-123 genome has a segment encoding these proteins:
- a CDS encoding molybdenum cofactor biosynthesis protein MoaE, which translates to MKVFTLDTARIDPQVQRRHLDHPSAGACVSFEGWVRDHNDGKAVLRLDYQAYGALAEHEGQAVLAEAMRRFPIRAARCVHRVGPLEIGDLAVWVGVSADHRGAAFEACHWIIDEVKRRVPIWKNEHYADGQSGWLHPDGSAVATAGAG; encoded by the coding sequence ATGAAGGTCTTCACGCTCGATACGGCGCGGATCGATCCGCAGGTGCAGCGCCGGCACCTGGACCACCCTTCGGCCGGTGCCTGCGTGAGCTTCGAAGGCTGGGTCCGCGACCACAACGACGGCAAGGCGGTCCTGCGCCTGGACTACCAGGCCTATGGCGCACTGGCCGAGCACGAAGGGCAGGCGGTCCTCGCCGAGGCGATGCGGCGCTTCCCGATCCGCGCCGCGCGCTGCGTGCACCGGGTAGGGCCGCTGGAGATCGGCGACCTCGCGGTCTGGGTCGGCGTCAGCGCCGATCATCGGGGTGCCGCCTTCGAGGCGTGCCACTGGATCATCGACGAGGTCAAGCGCCGGGTGCCGATCTGGAAGAACGAGCACTACGCCGACGGCCAGTCGGGATGGCTGCACCCCGACGGATCGGCCGTGGCGACGGCCGGCGCCGGCTGA
- a CDS encoding superoxide dismutase family protein: MRTTISLGSLALGTALAMTACSPQGQAPGGPGSTASGESRVVLAPTAGNRAKGELTLVTSADGVRITGTIDGLEPGTEHGFHIHEHGDCGTADASSAGEHFNPGGDPHGNPAIGAHHAGDIHNLKSDARGVAQVDTTVDGVSLGGPNDIRGKAIIVHASADDYATQPSGNSGARIACGVIPSAGS; this comes from the coding sequence ATGCGCACGACCATCAGCCTGGGTTCCCTGGCCCTGGGAACCGCCCTCGCAATGACCGCCTGCTCGCCACAGGGCCAGGCCCCTGGCGGGCCCGGCAGCACCGCCTCCGGGGAATCGCGCGTCGTCCTGGCGCCGACCGCCGGAAACCGCGCAAAGGGCGAATTGACGCTGGTCACGTCGGCGGACGGAGTCCGCATCACCGGAACGATCGATGGCCTCGAGCCCGGCACCGAGCACGGCTTCCACATCCATGAGCACGGCGACTGCGGGACGGCCGATGCCAGCAGCGCCGGCGAGCATTTCAATCCCGGCGGCGATCCCCACGGCAACCCGGCCATCGGTGCGCACCATGCGGGCGACATCCACAACCTGAAATCGGATGCCCGTGGTGTCGCCCAGGTCGATACGACGGTCGACGGCGTTTCGCTGGGCGGTCCGAACGACATCCGCGGCAAGGCGATCATCGTTCACGCGTCTGCGGACGACTACGCCACCCAGCCCTCCGGCAACTCCGGCGCGCGCATCGCCTGCGGCGTGATCCCGTCTGCCGGGTCCTGA
- a CDS encoding class I SAM-dependent methyltransferase — MVRLRGLLWELSRRRPLDFRFRGLEIPTGETRAAILAELATISIDDVPPSTELEGYLNADLDRFLYTLALVPADIHGTALEIGANPYFMSVLLNQHRPNLKFDYVNYFHPLGARGLQRVRWNGSNGGTHGIDVDFMNVNLEETPLPVEDERYAVILFCEVLEHFILHPYHAVTELWRKLKPGGTMVLTTPNVARYESAVALLEGRNVYDQYSGYGPHGRHNREYARHELHMLMRHCGFTCDADFTSDVHPHYIPQTIAHRHAMWALNLTKHREHDLGQYLFSRWRKTHAPNPRYPHWLYRSYPEGTIE, encoded by the coding sequence ATGGTGCGTCTCAGAGGATTGCTTTGGGAGCTTTCCAGGCGCCGCCCGCTCGATTTCAGGTTTCGTGGCCTCGAAATCCCGACCGGCGAGACACGGGCCGCGATACTCGCCGAACTGGCGACCATTTCGATCGACGACGTTCCACCTTCGACAGAGCTCGAAGGCTATCTCAACGCCGATCTCGATCGTTTTCTCTATACGCTGGCGCTGGTGCCAGCGGACATCCACGGTACGGCACTGGAAATCGGCGCGAATCCCTATTTCATGTCGGTGCTGTTGAACCAGCATCGACCGAATCTGAAGTTCGACTACGTCAACTATTTCCACCCCCTCGGCGCACGGGGTCTCCAACGCGTCCGGTGGAACGGCAGCAACGGCGGCACCCATGGAATCGACGTCGACTTCATGAACGTCAATCTCGAGGAAACGCCGCTACCGGTGGAGGACGAGCGCTATGCGGTGATCCTCTTCTGTGAGGTGCTCGAGCACTTCATCCTGCACCCGTACCACGCGGTGACCGAGCTGTGGCGCAAGCTCAAGCCGGGCGGGACGATGGTGCTGACCACACCGAATGTCGCTCGCTACGAGTCGGCCGTTGCGCTGCTCGAAGGCCGCAACGTCTACGACCAGTATTCCGGCTACGGGCCACACGGGCGTCACAACCGCGAGTACGCCCGCCACGAGCTGCACATGCTGATGCGGCACTGCGGTTTCACGTGCGATGCCGATTTCACCTCGGACGTGCATCCGCATTACATTCCGCAGACGATCGCCCATCGGCACGCCATGTGGGCGCTGAATCTGACGAAGCATCGGGAGCATGACCTCGGCCAGTACCTGTTCTCCCGCTGGCGCAAGACCCATGCACCCAATCCGCGTTATCCGCACTGGCTTTATCGAAGCTACCCCGAAGGCACGATCGAGTAG
- a CDS encoding sensor histidine kinase encodes MNPLTRWLRSVPAANPVDRRNAPFLQVLLLFFGIFVPINKSIFLYAIRSGQVPHPGILQLSADLATDALLVASAWIALWLIRTDRFRLGVALFLSVACVCVGIAYASVGLSRIGLDPIPLVLLSLAGLVMGRRTLWIMLGSLAMMLLACVALDMVRTGPAAPSATIGKAVSIAGVWLIIALVLDRTVAALRNSLEESEQRGQALEQTYAHLQKETAERERTREQLIHSQKMDLAGRLASGLAHDFNNVLAVILGYAQQRNRLAASGGEPALVSALEGVELAARRAMAVSRKLLNFSRLDISHPETFDAGAALQELRPMLRQLLGPGIHLQLERPEVPLPVHMDRGNFELTILNIAGNSRDALPENGTFRLAASREDTTGSLMLTLSDDGPGIPEPVRTRIFTPFFTTKSSGEGTGLGLSVVRDIVMGAGGEIGIECPPAGGTSVRIRLPLASPAG; translated from the coding sequence GTGAATCCTTTGACGCGCTGGCTGAGAAGCGTTCCGGCAGCGAACCCGGTCGATCGGCGCAACGCGCCGTTCCTCCAGGTGCTCCTGCTGTTCTTCGGCATCTTCGTTCCGATCAACAAGTCCATCTTCCTTTACGCGATCCGTTCGGGGCAGGTCCCGCACCCGGGAATCCTGCAGCTATCCGCGGACCTCGCCACCGATGCCCTGCTCGTCGCCTCGGCGTGGATCGCCCTGTGGCTCATCCGTACAGACCGCTTTCGTCTGGGCGTGGCGCTGTTCCTCTCCGTTGCGTGCGTTTGCGTCGGCATCGCCTATGCCAGCGTCGGACTGTCACGTATTGGTCTGGATCCGATTCCGTTGGTGCTGCTGTCGCTTGCCGGCCTGGTGATGGGCCGGCGCACCCTGTGGATCATGCTGGGATCGCTGGCGATGATGCTGCTTGCCTGCGTGGCACTGGACATGGTCCGCACCGGGCCCGCCGCGCCATCCGCCACGATCGGCAAGGCCGTCTCCATCGCCGGGGTCTGGCTGATCATCGCGCTGGTTCTGGATCGCACCGTGGCTGCGCTGCGCAACAGCCTGGAGGAGTCCGAGCAGCGGGGGCAGGCGCTGGAGCAAACCTATGCGCACCTGCAGAAGGAAACCGCCGAGCGCGAGCGCACGCGTGAGCAACTGATCCATTCGCAGAAAATGGACCTGGCCGGAAGGCTGGCCAGCGGCCTCGCACACGACTTCAACAACGTTCTCGCGGTCATCCTGGGATACGCCCAGCAACGAAACCGGCTCGCCGCCAGCGGCGGCGAACCGGCGCTCGTATCGGCTCTGGAAGGCGTGGAACTGGCAGCGCGCCGCGCCATGGCCGTCAGCAGAAAGCTGCTGAACTTCAGCCGCCTGGATATCTCCCATCCGGAGACATTCGATGCCGGCGCCGCCCTGCAAGAGCTGCGGCCGATGCTCCGCCAACTGCTCGGCCCAGGGATCCACTTGCAGCTGGAACGGCCGGAGGTTCCTCTCCCCGTCCATATGGACAGGGGCAACTTCGAGCTGACGATTCTCAACATCGCCGGAAATTCCAGGGATGCGCTCCCTGAAAACGGAACGTTCCGACTCGCCGCTTCGCGGGAAGACACGACCGGCTCGCTCATGCTGACCCTCAGCGACGACGGCCCGGGGATTCCCGAGCCGGTGAGGACACGCATATTCACGCCTTTCTTTACGACGAAATCCAGCGGAGAAGGCACCGGGCTGGGGCTTTCCGTGGTGCGCGACATCGTGATGGGAGCGGGCGGCGAGATCGGCATCGAATGCCCGCCCGCGGGCGGAACCTCGGTCCGGATCAGGCTTCCCTTGGCGTCGCCCGCCGGGTGA
- the hisS gene encoding histidine--tRNA ligase produces MTQARTPPGVLELLPLDQIAFQGMLDTIRRNYELFGFLPVETPVMEYADVLLTKSGGETERQVYFVQSTGALEKAERPDLALRFDLTVPLARYVAEHEHDLNFPFRRYQMQRVYRGERAQRGRFREFYQCDVDVIGKDALSVRYDAEIPAVIYSVFRDLAIGPFTIQLNNRRLMRGWFEGLGIADGERQMLVLREVDKLDKRGPDYVRQTLTGDGFGLSAETAGRILDFVQVRSTSLADAHAQLDALGSGSETFEQGRRELREVLDLIAAFGVPQTHFALNLSIARGLDYYTGTVYETTLNDHPQIGSICSGGRYENLAGNYTKSHLPGVGISIGLTRLYWQLREAGLVGTATSSVQALVTQMDPARLADYLALAGELRDAGVATEVVMDPSKLGKQFKYADRAGIRFVLVLGEDEIAKGVVTVKDLRREDQFEVARADLAATLQVELAQAAAVR; encoded by the coding sequence TTGACCCAAGCCCGCACGCCGCCCGGCGTGCTCGAACTGCTGCCGCTCGACCAGATCGCCTTCCAGGGCATGCTCGACACGATCCGGCGCAACTACGAACTGTTCGGCTTCCTGCCGGTGGAGACGCCGGTCATGGAGTATGCCGATGTGCTCCTGACCAAGTCGGGCGGCGAGACCGAGCGCCAGGTCTACTTCGTGCAGTCCACCGGCGCGCTGGAGAAGGCCGAGCGGCCGGACCTGGCCCTGCGCTTCGACCTGACCGTCCCGCTGGCGCGCTACGTGGCCGAGCACGAGCACGACCTGAACTTCCCGTTCCGCCGCTATCAGATGCAGCGTGTCTACCGCGGCGAGCGCGCGCAGCGCGGGCGTTTCCGCGAGTTCTACCAGTGCGACGTCGACGTCATCGGCAAGGACGCGCTGTCGGTGCGCTACGACGCGGAGATCCCGGCGGTGATCTACAGCGTCTTCCGCGATCTGGCGATCGGGCCGTTCACGATCCAGCTCAACAACCGGCGGCTGATGCGCGGCTGGTTCGAGGGCCTGGGCATCGCCGACGGCGAGCGCCAGATGCTGGTGCTGCGCGAGGTCGACAAGCTCGACAAGCGCGGCCCGGACTACGTGCGCCAGACCCTGACCGGCGACGGGTTCGGCCTGTCCGCCGAGACGGCCGGGCGCATCCTGGATTTCGTCCAGGTGCGCTCGACTTCGCTCGCCGATGCCCATGCGCAGCTCGATGCGCTCGGCAGCGGCAGCGAGACCTTCGAGCAGGGCCGCCGCGAGCTGCGCGAGGTGCTGGACCTGATCGCGGCATTCGGCGTGCCGCAGACGCATTTCGCGCTGAACCTGTCGATTGCGCGGGGCCTGGACTACTACACCGGCACGGTCTACGAGACCACGCTCAACGACCATCCCCAGATCGGCTCCATCTGCTCCGGCGGCCGCTACGAGAACCTGGCCGGCAACTACACCAAGTCGCACCTGCCGGGCGTCGGCATCTCGATCGGCCTGACGCGCCTGTACTGGCAGCTGCGCGAGGCCGGCCTGGTCGGCACGGCGACCAGTTCGGTGCAGGCGCTGGTCACGCAGATGGACCCGGCCCGCCTGGCCGACTATCTCGCGCTGGCCGGCGAGCTGCGCGACGCCGGGGTCGCCACCGAGGTCGTGATGGACCCGTCCAAGCTCGGCAAGCAGTTCAAGTACGCCGACCGCGCCGGCATCCGTTTCGTGCTCGTGCTCGGCGAGGACGAGATCGCCAAGGGTGTCGTGACCGTGAAGGACCTGCGCCGCGAGGACCAGTTCGAGGTGGCACGTGCCGACCTGGCGGCGACGCTGCAGGTCGAGCTGGCGCAGGCTGCGGCGGTGCGCTGA
- a CDS encoding HAL/PAL/TAL family ammonia-lyase, whose amino-acid sequence MTRADLVAIARGRCVVLDEVQLTRVRRAAEFLADKVHCGEPVYGVTTGFGSNADKLLGAHRLRDELPGGNPERQKGTLLEELQHNLIVTHAVCVGKPLAVEVVRAMLAIRVNTLMRGHSGIRVDTLQALAELLNRGVVPVVPQKGSVGASGDLAPLSHLAIVLLGGGEAFVDGERMPGAQALARVGLVPQRLSFKEGLALNNGTAQMLATAVLALDRIETLLATADLAAAMTLDAFAGRSGALRPEVHALRPHPGQVETARRLRTLIEGSTLVDIPYHLVPRFRTWAADAWREPEDQARRFDIAWDWVPSSQRHGREAFYTRFMPFRGGKKHQPQDAYCLRCMPQVHGAVRDAWMQASRIIDIELNAVTDNPLIFPDADDPVFAEGKAAGRPQHIEDQVVSAGHFHGMPLALAMSYVKAALPVLASISERRLAKLVDPATNDGLPAFLIGNEDATDSGFMIVQYTAAALVNDLATRAHPASVYSVPTSANAEDHVSMGTNEARHVLEMTEDLGHVLALELYTAAQALEYRQDMLNAARGLAQRGGWEALAAKVANAPREGEAGRAMFEAEVKALRDALAASSDFHAGTQVRAALAKIRERIDFMQRDRAMDGDVSRICELVAEGGLVDRGRLV is encoded by the coding sequence ATGACGCGTGCGGACCTGGTCGCCATCGCGCGCGGCCGTTGTGTCGTCCTCGACGAGGTGCAGCTCACGCGGGTCCGGCGTGCGGCGGAGTTCCTGGCCGACAAGGTCCATTGCGGCGAGCCGGTCTACGGCGTCACCACCGGCTTCGGCAGCAATGCCGACAAGCTGCTGGGCGCGCACCGGCTGCGCGACGAGCTGCCCGGCGGCAACCCGGAGCGGCAGAAAGGTACGCTGCTGGAAGAGCTCCAGCACAACCTCATCGTCACGCACGCGGTCTGCGTCGGCAAGCCGCTGGCCGTGGAGGTCGTCCGCGCCATGCTGGCGATCCGCGTCAATACGCTGATGCGCGGCCATTCGGGCATCCGCGTGGACACCTTGCAGGCGCTGGCGGAGCTGCTCAATCGCGGTGTGGTACCGGTGGTTCCGCAGAAGGGCTCCGTCGGCGCCAGTGGCGACCTGGCGCCGCTGTCGCACCTGGCAATCGTCCTGCTCGGCGGCGGCGAGGCCTTCGTCGACGGCGAGCGCATGCCGGGTGCACAGGCGCTGGCGCGCGTCGGGCTGGTACCGCAGCGCCTCTCGTTCAAGGAAGGGCTGGCGCTCAACAACGGCACCGCGCAGATGCTGGCCACGGCGGTGCTGGCGCTCGATCGCATCGAGACTTTGCTGGCGACCGCGGACCTGGCGGCGGCGATGACGCTGGACGCGTTCGCCGGCCGCAGCGGCGCGCTGCGGCCGGAAGTGCATGCGCTGCGTCCGCACCCGGGCCAGGTCGAAACGGCCCGCCGCCTGCGCACGCTGATCGAAGGCTCGACGCTGGTCGACATCCCCTATCACCTGGTCCCGCGCTTCCGCACCTGGGCCGCCGACGCCTGGCGCGAGCCCGAGGACCAGGCCCGGCGCTTCGACATCGCCTGGGACTGGGTGCCGAGCAGCCAGCGGCACGGACGCGAGGCGTTCTACACGCGCTTCATGCCCTTCCGCGGCGGCAAGAAGCACCAGCCACAGGACGCCTACTGCCTGCGCTGCATGCCGCAGGTGCACGGCGCGGTGCGCGACGCCTGGATGCAGGCCAGCCGCATCATCGACATCGAACTCAATGCCGTCACCGACAATCCGCTGATCTTCCCGGATGCCGACGACCCGGTGTTCGCCGAGGGCAAGGCGGCGGGGCGCCCGCAGCACATCGAGGACCAGGTGGTATCGGCCGGCCACTTCCACGGCATGCCGCTGGCGTTGGCGATGAGCTACGTCAAGGCGGCGCTGCCGGTGCTCGCCTCGATTTCCGAGCGGCGCCTGGCCAAGCTGGTCGATCCGGCCACCAACGACGGCCTGCCGGCGTTCCTGATCGGCAACGAGGATGCGACCGACTCGGGTTTCATGATCGTCCAGTACACGGCCGCGGCCCTGGTCAACGACCTGGCGACCCGTGCGCATCCGGCCAGCGTCTATTCGGTGCCGACCAGCGCCAACGCCGAAGACCACGTGTCGATGGGCACCAACGAGGCGCGCCACGTGCTGGAGATGACCGAGGACCTGGGCCACGTGCTCGCGCTGGAGCTCTATACGGCGGCGCAGGCGCTGGAGTACCGGCAGGACATGCTCAATGCCGCACGCGGCCTGGCGCAACGCGGCGGCTGGGAGGCATTGGCCGCCAAGGTGGCCAACGCCCCCCGCGAGGGCGAGGCGGGGCGTGCCATGTTCGAGGCAGAAGTGAAGGCGCTCCGCGATGCGCTGGCCGCCAGCAGCGACTTCCATGCCGGAACGCAGGTTCGCGCCGCGCTCGCGAAGATCCGCGAGCGGATCGACTTCATGCAGCGCGACCGTGCGATGGACGGCGACGTGAGCCGGATCTGCGAACTGGTGGCCGAAGGTGGCCTGGTCGACCGCGGCCGGCTCGTATGA
- a CDS encoding M14 family zinc carboxypeptidase, whose translation MIRYWAAACVLLGLHGNPAAAEDWFVEAYFSDRAAIDRLGASFQHLQIDEARGVVRVDTDENGIRLLEQAGLDVRIDMVSSAKLRAFYAPADVPQSIPGFACYRTVEEARDSLDALVAAHPDLASLQDIGPTWEKEKNPAAGYEMRALRITNLATVAQDPDRPRMVMYGSIHAREYTPAELLNRMAEGLVAGYGVDPLSTWLVDHVDFRFIVHANPDGRKRAETGIGWRKNTNVDDAFCPGTPTSFSQPGVDLNRNFPFHWSGSGGSSTQACEQTFRGPAAGSEPETRNLLAYTVGTCDGSGNCSGGALPDRRAESLSSPAPEDYSGLFFDVHSYSQLVLWPWGDVSTEAPNGPSLRRLGRRLAWFNDYWPMPSIGLYPTRGSTVDTIYGYVGAAAYTIELGVDFFEDCSEFETATLPHNLSALLYAARAARRPYQWPQGPDARGITADTARVPAGSAVTLRATIDDTRYNHDNGNETTYAITGALAYVDLPPWHPDAAGLPMTASDGSFNAMTEAVEVTIPTAGLAPGKHLVWVQGKNARNGGTIGTPDAVFVEILADDTLFADDFETQ comes from the coding sequence ATGATCAGATACTGGGCAGCGGCCTGCGTGCTGCTGGGTTTGCACGGCAATCCTGCCGCCGCCGAAGACTGGTTCGTCGAAGCGTACTTCAGTGACCGTGCAGCGATCGACCGCCTCGGCGCGTCGTTCCAGCACCTGCAGATCGACGAGGCGCGCGGCGTCGTCCGCGTCGACACCGACGAGAACGGCATCCGCCTGCTCGAGCAGGCCGGGCTGGACGTGCGGATCGACATGGTCTCCTCCGCGAAGCTGCGCGCGTTCTACGCGCCGGCCGACGTGCCGCAGAGCATTCCCGGCTTCGCCTGCTACCGGACAGTCGAGGAGGCTCGCGATTCGCTCGACGCGCTGGTCGCCGCGCATCCGGACCTGGCCAGCCTCCAGGACATCGGGCCGACCTGGGAGAAGGAGAAGAACCCGGCCGCCGGCTACGAGATGCGCGCGCTGCGCATCACCAATCTGGCGACGGTCGCGCAGGATCCGGACCGGCCCCGCATGGTCATGTACGGCTCGATCCACGCACGCGAGTACACGCCGGCGGAACTGCTCAATCGCATGGCCGAAGGCCTGGTCGCCGGCTACGGCGTCGATCCGCTGAGCACCTGGCTCGTGGACCATGTCGATTTCCGCTTCATCGTCCACGCCAACCCGGATGGGCGCAAGCGCGCCGAGACCGGCATCGGCTGGCGCAAGAACACCAACGTCGACGATGCCTTCTGCCCGGGAACACCGACCAGCTTCAGCCAGCCGGGCGTGGACCTCAACCGCAACTTCCCGTTCCACTGGAGCGGCAGCGGCGGCTCCAGCACGCAGGCCTGCGAGCAGACCTTCCGCGGGCCGGCGGCCGGCTCCGAGCCGGAAACCCGCAACCTGCTGGCCTATACGGTCGGCACCTGCGACGGCAGCGGCAACTGCAGCGGCGGTGCCCTGCCCGACCGCCGTGCCGAGAGTCTCTCGTCACCGGCCCCGGAGGACTATTCGGGGTTGTTCTTCGATGTCCACAGCTATTCGCAACTGGTGCTGTGGCCGTGGGGCGACGTGTCCACCGAAGCGCCGAACGGCCCGTCGCTGCGCCGGCTCGGCCGCCGCCTGGCCTGGTTCAACGACTACTGGCCGATGCCCTCGATTGGTCTCTATCCGACCCGTGGCTCGACCGTCGACACGATCTACGGCTACGTCGGCGCCGCCGCCTACACGATCGAGCTCGGCGTCGATTTCTTCGAGGACTGCAGCGAGTTCGAGACCGCCACGCTGCCGCACAACCTGTCCGCCCTGCTCTATGCCGCGCGTGCCGCCCGGCGGCCGTACCAGTGGCCTCAGGGGCCCGACGCCCGCGGCATCACGGCCGACACGGCACGCGTCCCGGCCGGGAGCGCGGTGACGCTGCGTGCCACGATCGACGACACGCGCTACAACCACGACAACGGCAACGAGACCACGTATGCGATCACCGGCGCGCTGGCCTATGTCGACCTGCCGCCCTGGCATCCCGACGCGGCCGGCCTGCCGATGACGGCCAGCGATGGCAGCTTCAATGCGATGACCGAAGCCGTCGAGGTGACGATTCCGACTGCGGGCCTCGCGCCAGGCAAGCACCTGGTCTGGGTGCAGGGCAAGAACGCGCGCAACGGCGGCACGATCGGCACGCCCGATGCGGTCTTCGTCGAGATCCTCGCCGACGACACGCTGTTCGCCGACGACTTCGAGACGCAATGA
- a CDS encoding carbohydrate porin, producing MRFRMGLVAIVMLGIGGLAVADGEPTVEQRLKALEQRVIELERRLDAAPAAPAAPVAAPAPTAPPAAAASRPPAAAPVAPPAPADWQALRKGMTWSQVSAVLGKPGKKRIGVMSEIWFYPDADGGSVEFDRDGRVSGWNAPGR from the coding sequence ATGCGGTTTCGTATGGGCTTGGTGGCGATCGTGATGTTGGGTATCGGCGGGCTTGCCGTGGCCGATGGCGAGCCGACGGTCGAGCAGCGGCTCAAGGCGCTCGAGCAACGGGTGATCGAGCTGGAGCGCCGGCTCGACGCGGCTCCGGCAGCTCCGGCAGCCCCGGTGGCGGCGCCGGCCCCCACGGCTCCGCCGGCGGCGGCCGCATCCCGGCCACCGGCCGCCGCGCCGGTCGCGCCACCGGCGCCGGCCGATTGGCAGGCCCTGCGCAAGGGCATGACCTGGAGCCAGGTGTCGGCGGTGCTCGGCAAGCCCGGCAAGAAGCGGATCGGCGTGATGTCCGAGATCTGGTTCTATCCGGATGCCGATGGCGGCAGCGTCGAATTCGATCGCGACGGCCGCGTCTCGGGCTGGAACGCGCCGGGACGCTAG
- a CDS encoding C13 family peptidase, giving the protein MNALGASLVQGIRVALLRRPRGNLAAAGAGTFLAAALLYVLALAGLAALETPAPRMFSSYGVAPLLAGVVLVLAAAWLLAWQARRPAIVWGVAAIVLAADLALELAYRPLSWLAASLTGPGRTWVFAAAAWLFIAWTAAALYALARHLGGDRRLHALAAAVAGCFLLVAAGWYLPAPPLWYAQPDGEDGTGLLQVSAERVFYDQARLVDEALGRIAPQRPGTIDLYVVAFAGDGTERVFRNEVEHAERLFSERFGAEGRVLVLANAPDTVQTRPLATLGNLIWALDGIAARMDPAEDIVLVFLTSHGSADHQLQVDLPPLPLDAITPADLADALATEPAIPWKVLVVSACYSGGFVEALRSDSTLVMASARADRTSFGCGADADITYFGRAFLDEALNQTTSLTEAFELARRAVETRERDEGIETGSEPQIAGSPSIEAHLERWRSQLVAGPPVRFDPSRTAAGPARIAVRDHD; this is encoded by the coding sequence GTGAATGCGCTCGGCGCCAGCCTGGTACAGGGCATACGCGTTGCCTTGCTGCGCCGGCCGCGCGGCAACCTGGCCGCGGCCGGTGCCGGAACCTTCCTGGCGGCGGCGTTGCTGTACGTGCTGGCCCTGGCGGGCCTCGCGGCGCTGGAGACGCCGGCGCCGCGCATGTTCAGTTCCTACGGGGTTGCGCCCTTGCTCGCCGGCGTCGTGCTGGTGCTGGCGGCCGCCTGGCTGCTCGCGTGGCAGGCACGGCGCCCGGCGATCGTCTGGGGCGTCGCGGCGATCGTCCTGGCCGCGGATCTGGCGTTGGAACTGGCATACCGGCCGCTGTCGTGGCTGGCCGCCAGCCTGACCGGGCCGGGCCGGACCTGGGTCTTCGCCGCGGCGGCGTGGCTGTTCATCGCGTGGACGGCGGCTGCGCTCTATGCACTGGCCAGGCACCTGGGCGGCGACCGGCGGCTGCATGCGCTGGCGGCGGCGGTCGCCGGCTGTTTTCTTCTGGTGGCCGCCGGGTGGTACCTGCCCGCCCCACCGCTGTGGTACGCCCAGCCGGACGGCGAGGACGGGACCGGCCTGCTGCAGGTCAGCGCCGAACGCGTCTTCTACGATCAGGCGCGGCTGGTCGACGAAGCCCTGGGGCGGATCGCCCCGCAGCGCCCCGGCACGATCGATCTCTACGTCGTGGCGTTCGCCGGCGACGGAACCGAACGGGTCTTCCGCAACGAGGTCGAGCATGCCGAGCGCCTGTTCTCCGAGCGGTTCGGCGCCGAGGGCCGCGTCCTGGTCCTGGCCAACGCTCCGGACACGGTCCAGACGCGGCCGCTGGCGACGCTGGGCAACCTGATCTGGGCGCTGGACGGAATCGCCGCCAGGATGGACCCCGCCGAGGACATCGTGCTGGTGTTCCTGACCAGCCACGGCAGCGCAGACCATCAGCTGCAGGTGGATCTGCCGCCGCTGCCGCTCGACGCGATCACGCCGGCCGACCTGGCCGACGCACTGGCGACCGAGCCGGCCATTCCATGGAAGGTGCTGGTCGTGTCGGCCTGCTACTCGGGCGGTTTCGTCGAGGCGCTGCGCAGCGATTCGACCCTGGTCATGGCGTCCGCGCGGGCCGATCGCACCTCGTTCGGCTGCGGCGCGGATGCCGACATCACCTACTTCGGCCGCGCCTTCCTCGACGAGGCCCTCAACCAGACCACGTCATTGACCGAGGCGTTCGAGCTGGCCCGCCGTGCGGTCGAGACACGCGAGCGGGACGAAGGCATCGAAACCGGATCGGAGCCCCAGATCGCAGGCTCGCCGTCCATCGAAGCCCATCTGGAGCGCTGGCGCAGCCAACTGGTCGCCGGGCCACCCGTCCGCTTCGATCCCTCGCGCACCGCAGCCGGACCGGCGAGGATCGCCGTCCGCGACCACGACTAG